Proteins from a single region of Antechinus flavipes isolate AdamAnt ecotype Samford, QLD, Australia chromosome 2, AdamAnt_v2, whole genome shotgun sequence:
- the RIOX1 gene encoding ribosomal oxygenase 1, with amino-acid sequence MDGTRVSALAIYRLQEHAGIIKKEIPSRLQKPRKGHLLSLSKNIKKKQKQKEKKKVSLNKGCSQVGTEGPDPLPKDNDFKVEGQPEAGAPQASPLVAEVEKRSRSLRRQKAQTETAELERVLPSTARAEEEREEESVLASAAVGKRSGTSSNQKIKRQTEEPERVQPRTQTVVVEEEREAGPSAVVEKESGVSKNQKSKKKGTLSQTAQGGEERKVEQTSGAVEKLSEGPGKQQVKRETAEPERVLPPAGWREEGRKVEQLPGTAEKLSEGPRKKKVRRQAAEPERDLPPTGRVDEDREVEPSLGAAKKQKIQRQVAERVRVPSPSPTPTPTVVIEKLSGGQKRKKVKRDLVVGDKKKVEGGAKGELVEGHSSCGAGSGAPSLQQVLQELGQIPHSKRRAARLFEWLISPLSVDHFFSWMWEKDAVLVRRGNPDYYRGLFSTAELDAVLRGEDVQFGQHLDAARYRNGQRETLNPPGRALPATAWSLYRDGCSLRLLCPQAFSAVVWQVLSVLQEHFGSMVGANAYLTPPDSQGFAPHYDDIEAFVLQLEGKKLWRVYKPREPVEELPQFSSPNFGPQGLGKPVLQEVLEPGDLLYFPRGFIHQAECEPGVHSLHLTLSTFQRNSWGDLLEPLLPAALQAAMEEDVEFRRGLPRDYLDYMGVQHSESGDPRRGPFLEKVQRLLTRLVQYAPVDAVADQRAKGFLHDCLPPVLSEKERALSVHGLPARWEAGEAWDVGAKITTETQVRLLRHGLTRLVSEDDSVLLYYTVENSRVYHQGEPKYLEIDSQYTDAIEYLFSSYPGFVQVGDLPCDNRKDQIALVTMLFEKGLLITKKPLTP; translated from the coding sequence ATGGACGGCACACGTGTGTCCGCTTTAGCTATCTACCGCTTGCAGGAGCACGCCGGCATCATCAAGAAAGAGATACCCAGTCGACTGCAGAAGCCGAGAAAAGGACATCTCCTGTCTCTttccaaaaacattaaaaagaagcaaaaacaaaaggagaagaaaaaggtgaGCCTGAATAAGGGATGCTCCCAGGTAGGGACAGAGGGGCCCGATCCTTTGCCAAAAGATAATGACTTTAAAGTGGAAGGGCAGCCCGAGGCAGGAGCCCCACAGGCTAGTCCGCTAGTAGCCGAAGTAGAAAAACGGAGCAGGAGCCTTAGGAGGCAGAAAGCCCAGACTGAGACCGCAGAACTCGAAAGGGTGTTGCCCTCGACGGCTCGGGctgaagaggagagggaggaggaatcGGTACTTGCATCTGCGGCAGTAGGGAAGCGGAGCGGGACCTCTAGCAATCAGAAAATCAAAAGACAGACGGAAGAGCCCGAAAGGGTCCAGCCTCGGACTCAGACGGTTGTggtggaagaggagagagaggcgGGGCCTTCTGCAGTAGTGGAGAAAGAGAGCGGGGtctcaaagaatcagaaaagcaagaaaaagggtACTTTGTCTCAGACGGCtcagggaggagaggagagaaaagtggAACAGACTTCTGGGGCAGTGGAAAAACTGAGCGAGGGTCCAGGGAAGCAGCAAGTCAAGAGAGAGACGGCGGAACCCGAAAGGGTCCTACCTCCGGCAgggtggagagaagaagggagaaaagtggaACAGCTTCCTGGAACTGCAGAGAAACTGAGCGAGGGTCCAAGGAAGAAGAAAGTCAGAAGACAGGCAGCAGAGCCCGAAAGGGATCTACCCCCGACGGGGCGGGTAGATGAGGACAGGGAAGTGGAGCCGTCTCTTGGGGCGGCAAAGAAGCAGAAAATTCAGAGACAGGTAGCGGAACGCGTAAGGGTCCCATCCCCATCTCCAACCCCGACTCCTACTGTTGTTATAGAAAAACTGAGCGGGGGCCAAAAGCGCAAGAAAGTCAAGAGAGACCTGGTGGTGGGGGACAAGAAGAAGGTGGAAGGAGGAGCCAAAGGAGAGCTGGTGGAAGGGCACAGCAGCTGCGGAGCGGGGTCCGGGGCCCCTTCCTTGCAGCAGGTGCTCCAGGAGCTGGGACAGATTCCGCACAGCAAGCGTAGGGCCGCCCGTCTCTTCGAATGGTTGATCTCGCCGCTGTCCGTAGACCATTTTTTCAGCTGGATGTGGGAGAAGGACGCGGTGCTGGTGCGGCGGGGCAACCCGGATTACTACCGGGGCCTGTTCTCCACGGCTGAACTGGATGCGGTGCTGCGTGGGGAGGACGTGCAGTTCGGGCAGCACCTGGACGCCGCGCGCTACCGGAACGGCCAGCGCGAGACTCTGAACCCGCCGGGGCGGGCCCTTCCGGCCACCGCATGGTCTCTGTACCGAGACGGCTGCTCCCTGCGCCTCTTGTGTCCGCAGGCCTTCTCCGCCGTCGTGTGGCAGGTGCTGTCTGTGCTCCAGGAGCATTTTGGCAGCATGGTAGGCGCCAACGCCTACCTCACGCCGCCGGACTCCCAGGGCTTCGCCCCTCACTACGATGACATCGAAGCCTTCGTCCTGCAGCTGGAGGGGAAGAAACTCTGGCGTGTCTACAAACCCCGGGAGCCGGTGGAAGAACTCCCCCAGTTTTCCAGCCCTAACTTTGGACCTCAGGGCTTGGGAAAACCCGTGTTGCAAGAGGTGCTGGAGCCTGGGGATCTGCTCTATTTCCCCCGGGGCTTTATTCACCAGGCCGAATGTGAGCCTGGGGTGCATTCCTTGCACCTCACTCTGTCTACCTTCCAGCGCAATTCTTGGGGGGACCTGCTTGAACCCCTGCTGCCAGCGGCTTTGCAAGCTGCCATGGAGGAGGACGTGGAATTCCGCAGGGGACTGCCTAGGGACTACCTAGATTACATGGGGGTTCAGCATTCAGAATCTGGGGACCCTCGTCGAGGTCCCTTCCTGGAGAAGGTGCAGAGATTGCTCACCCGCTTGGTACAGTATGCCCCTGTGGATGCTGTGGCGGACCAGAGGGCCAAGGGCTTCCTCCACGACTGTTTGCCTCCAGTGTTGTCAGAGAAGGAGCGGGCACTGAGCGTGCATGGGCTGCCTGCCCGGTGGGAGGCTGGGGAAGCTTGGGACGTGGGGGCAAAAATTACCACCGAGACCCAGGTCCGCCTCCTTCGCCATGGTTTGACTCGGTTAGTGAGCGAGGACGACAGCGTCCTGTTGTACTACACCGTGGAAAATTCTCGAGTCTATCATCAGGGGGAGCCCAAGTACCTGGAGATAGACTCCCAGTACACGGATGCCATCGAATACTTGTTCAGTTCTTATCCGGGTTTTGTGCAGGTGGGAGACCTGCCTTGTGATAATAGGAAGGACCAGATTGCCTTAGTGACCATGTTGTTTGAAAAGGGGCTGCTCATCACCAAGAAACCTCTGACCCCATAG